The following nucleotide sequence is from Desulfuromonadales bacterium.
TTCTTCGGTTTCACAAAGATATTGCGGGTGGCCCCGTACTCGATCAGCAGCCCCTCGTAGAGAAAGGCGGTGTTGTCGGAGACCCGGGCCGCCTGCTGCATGTTGTGGGTCACGATGATGATGGTGTAGTTCTCCCGCAGCTCGCCCATCAGGTCCTCGACGCGAGCGGTCGACTTGGGATCGAGGGCGCTGCACGGCTCGTCCATCAGGATCACCTCGGGGTTGACGGCGATCGCCCGGGCGATGCAGAGCCGCTGCTGCTGGCCGCCGGAGAGGCCGAGGGCGCTGTCGTGCAGGCGGTCCTTGACCTCGTCCCAGAGGGCTGCCCCCCGCAAGCTTCGCTCGACCGTCTCGTCGAGTAGCGCCTTGTTCTTCATCCCGGCGATGCGCAGGCCGTAGATGACATTCTCATAGATCGACTTGGGGAACGGGTTGGACTTCTGAAAGACCATCCCCACCCGCCGCCGCAGTTCGATGACGTCCATCGCCGTCGAGTTGATCTCGGTGCCGTTGAGCCGCATGCTGCCGGTCACCCGGGCGCCGTCGACCAGGTCGTTCATCCGGTTGAGGCAGCGCAGAAAGGTCGACTTGCCGCAGCCGGAGGGGCCGATCAGGGCGGTGACCTGACGGCGGGGAAAAGCGATATTGAGATTGTGCAGGGCCTCCGAGCTGCCGTAGTAGAAGTGGAGATTCTCCACCTCGATGACGGGATCTTCGACCCGGATGCTGGCGGTTTCACTCATGTCTGTTTCCTTCTCGTGCGGTTAAAACGTGCCGTAGGTATAGCGTTTTTTCATCCGGTTGCGCAGCCAGATGGCGACGCTGCTCATGACCACCACGATCAGCACCAGCAGCAGGGTGGTGACGAAGACCATCGGCTTGGCCGCCTCGACGTTGGGAGACTGGAAACCGATGTCGTAAATGTGGAAGCCGAGGTGCATGAACTTGCGGTCGAGGTGCAGGTAAGGGAAGTTGCCGTCGAGGGGCAGCGACGGCGCCAGCTTCACCACACCGGTGATCATCAGCGGCGCCACCTCGCCGGCGGCCCGGGCCATGGCCAGGATCAGTCCCGTCATGATGCC
It contains:
- the pstB gene encoding phosphate ABC transporter ATP-binding protein PstB — protein: MSETASIRVEDPVIEVENLHFYYGSSEALHNLNIAFPRRQVTALIGPSGCGKSTFLRCLNRMNDLVDGARVTGSMRLNGTEINSTAMDVIELRRRVGMVFQKSNPFPKSIYENVIYGLRIAGMKNKALLDETVERSLRGAALWDEVKDRLHDSALGLSGGQQQRLCIARAIAVNPEVILMDEPCSALDPKSTARVEDLMGELRENYTIIIVTHNMQQAARVSDNTAFLYEGLLIEYGATRNIFVKPKNKQTEDYITGRFG